From a single Desulfatirhabdium butyrativorans DSM 18734 genomic region:
- a CDS encoding acyloxyacyl hydrolase: MRSIIRITLAVLVVLAATSAAAAQTKTLLYAGGGAAGVFDDSQYGYGSLELRHFFYSWDKLSIGYGAVADIGSSDQYFGALLTLDFPFSRYVGLSLSTGPGYYTDDTLILGSNFEIRSGLELYLMQQRGWRISLGIFHYSNAGVGDSNPGTEAVRLAIAIPLPF, translated from the coding sequence ATGCGTTCAATCATCAGAATCACGTTGGCAGTATTGGTGGTGCTTGCAGCGACCTCGGCTGCGGCAGCCCAAACAAAAACGCTTCTCTATGCAGGCGGCGGAGCCGCAGGGGTTTTCGATGACAGCCAATACGGGTATGGTTCCCTGGAACTGCGCCATTTTTTTTATTCGTGGGACAAACTTTCCATCGGTTACGGCGCCGTAGCCGACATCGGGAGCTCGGATCAGTATTTCGGGGCATTGCTGACATTGGATTTTCCGTTCAGCCGGTATGTCGGCTTGTCTCTGAGCACCGGTCCGGGCTATTACACCGACGATACGCTGATTCTGGGCAGCAATTTCGAAATCCGATCCGGCCTTGAATTGTATCTGATGCAGCAACGGGGATGGCGGATCAGTCTGGGAATTTTCCACTATTCCAATGCGGGGGTTGGCGACTCGAACCCCGGCACTGAAGCGGTCCGGCTGGCGATAGCCATTCCCTTGCCCTTCTGA
- a CDS encoding ABC transporter ATP-binding protein: MSDIVLQLSGIQTFYGSIAALHGIDLKVHQGQIVTLLGANGAGKTTILKTISGLVRAANGTIHFSGEDITRCPAHEIVRKGLIHVPEGRRIFKGMTVRENLDLGSFTLQDDLERKRRMKHVFEIFPILQKRAGQDAGLLSGGEQQMLAMGRALMNEPRLLLLDEPSMGLAPFLVLEIMRIIRELNAAGTTILLVEQNAKVALKLADYGYVIETGSIVMENQGELLRNDDRIVKAYLGNSEASPN, translated from the coding sequence ATGAGCGACATCGTTCTCCAACTGAGCGGCATCCAGACCTTTTACGGCAGCATCGCCGCCCTGCACGGCATCGACCTGAAAGTCCATCAGGGTCAGATCGTCACGCTTCTCGGGGCAAACGGGGCCGGGAAGACGACCATTCTGAAGACCATATCGGGTCTTGTCCGGGCGGCAAACGGAACGATCCACTTCTCCGGGGAAGACATCACCCGATGCCCTGCCCATGAGATTGTCCGAAAAGGGCTGATCCATGTACCGGAAGGCCGCCGGATTTTCAAGGGAATGACCGTCCGGGAAAACCTCGATCTGGGCTCGTTCACCCTTCAGGACGATCTCGAACGCAAGCGGCGCATGAAACACGTTTTCGAGATTTTTCCGATTCTCCAAAAACGCGCCGGGCAGGATGCGGGCCTTCTTTCCGGAGGCGAACAGCAGATGCTCGCCATGGGCAGGGCCTTGATGAACGAACCCCGCCTGCTTCTTCTCGATGAGCCATCGATGGGCCTGGCACCTTTTCTGGTGCTGGAGATCATGCGCATCATCCGGGAACTGAACGCGGCGGGAACCACCATCCTGCTGGTGGAACAAAACGCCAAGGTTGCCCTGAAACTTGCCGATTATGGATATGTCATCGAAACGGGAAGCATCGTGATGGAAAACCAGGGCGAGTTGCTTCGCAACGACGATCGGATCGTCAAGGCATATCTGGGGAATAGCGAAGCTTCCCCCAATTGA
- a CDS encoding ABC transporter ATP-binding protein has product MALLDVRQMNLSFGGLKVIDSLSFTVEPHAIVSLIGPNGAGKTSVFNCLTGFYKPDSGEILFDGRSILKMAPHRITRAGMARTFQNLRLFKSMTVLENVMSGMHCRTRSGAFGALLRTRGQRKEEEIIRTNCEQCLEFVGILKWKDRMAGNLPYGDQRRVEWARAIATQPKLILFDEPAAGLNFDEKRHLIELIRKIRSELGITIVMIEHDMSLVMQISECITVIDYGQKIAEGTAHEVQNNPRVIEAYLGKEEDRSE; this is encoded by the coding sequence ATGGCTTTGCTCGATGTTCGTCAAATGAATCTCAGCTTCGGCGGCCTCAAGGTCATCGACAGCCTGAGTTTTACCGTAGAGCCTCACGCCATCGTTAGCCTCATCGGCCCCAACGGCGCAGGCAAGACTTCCGTGTTCAACTGCCTGACCGGTTTCTACAAACCCGACTCCGGTGAAATTCTCTTCGACGGCCGATCCATCCTGAAAATGGCTCCTCACCGCATCACGCGTGCAGGCATGGCCCGAACGTTTCAAAACCTACGCCTGTTCAAGAGCATGACGGTACTCGAAAACGTGATGTCGGGGATGCATTGCCGCACACGCTCCGGGGCCTTCGGCGCCTTGCTGCGCACCCGCGGACAACGGAAGGAAGAAGAGATCATTCGAACGAACTGCGAACAATGTCTCGAATTTGTCGGCATCCTGAAATGGAAAGATCGCATGGCTGGCAATCTCCCTTATGGGGACCAGCGAAGGGTGGAATGGGCCAGGGCCATTGCGACCCAGCCCAAACTGATCCTGTTTGACGAACCAGCGGCCGGGCTGAATTTCGATGAAAAGCGGCATTTGATCGAATTGATCCGGAAAATCCGCAGCGAACTGGGCATTACCATCGTGATGATCGAGCATGACATGAGCCTTGTCATGCAGATATCCGAATGTATTACCGTGATTGACTATGGGCAGAAAATCGCCGAAGGTACGGCACACGAAGTGCAGAACAACCCCCGGGTGATTGAAGCCTATCTCGGCAAGGAAGAAGATCGATCCGAATGA
- a CDS encoding branched-chain amino acid ABC transporter permease has translation MENRLIQSLNDIGKKAEAFVRIYPKILSILTLIALSTVPMVASNYVLEVLANTWFYVVLCLGLNIVVGFAGLLDLGYAAFFAVGAYTTGILTSHFHVNFWLTIPVAMCCSALAGIVIGGPTLRLRSDYLAIVTLGFGEIVRIAARNLRITGGASGLIGIDRPRLFGLELNQIHHYYLVFLVLAALAILASVRLHRSRLGRAWQYVREDEDAAEAMGINRVAVKLSAYVIGAVFAGIAGCFFAAKMTAISPETFTFSQSILILLGVVLGGMGKIPGVVCGAAVLVLFPEIFRGIGPMRLLVFGVVMLLIMLYRPQGIWPEKRS, from the coding sequence ATGGAAAATCGCCTGATCCAGTCGCTGAACGATATAGGAAAGAAGGCGGAGGCTTTTGTCCGCATTTATCCGAAAATCTTATCCATTCTGACGTTGATCGCCTTGTCCACCGTTCCGATGGTTGCCAGCAATTACGTGCTCGAAGTTCTGGCAAATACCTGGTTTTATGTCGTGCTGTGCCTCGGGCTCAACATCGTCGTTGGTTTTGCCGGGCTTCTCGACTTGGGCTACGCCGCTTTTTTCGCTGTCGGCGCTTACACGACAGGCATCCTCACGTCCCATTTTCACGTCAATTTCTGGCTCACCATTCCGGTAGCCATGTGTTGTTCGGCTCTCGCAGGCATCGTCATCGGCGGCCCAACCCTGAGGCTGCGAAGCGACTACCTGGCCATCGTCACACTCGGGTTCGGTGAAATCGTCCGAATTGCCGCAAGAAACCTCCGGATTACGGGAGGAGCCAGCGGATTGATCGGAATCGACAGGCCCCGGCTGTTCGGTCTGGAATTGAACCAGATCCATCATTACTACCTCGTTTTTCTCGTGCTGGCAGCACTGGCGATCCTCGCAAGCGTTCGCCTGCATCGCTCCCGCCTGGGCAGAGCATGGCAATATGTCCGCGAGGACGAAGACGCAGCAGAGGCCATGGGAATCAACCGGGTGGCCGTAAAACTCTCGGCCTATGTCATCGGCGCCGTGTTCGCGGGTATTGCCGGATGTTTTTTTGCTGCCAAAATGACGGCCATCTCTCCGGAGACGTTTACGTTTTCCCAATCCATCCTGATCCTGCTGGGTGTCGTGCTGGGCGGAATGGGCAAAATTCCGGGGGTGGTCTGCGGTGCGGCCGTACTGGTCCTGTTTCCGGAAATCTTCCGGGGAATCGGGCCGATGCGCCTGCTGGTTTTCGGCGTCGTGATGCTTCTGATCATGCTCTACCGGCCTCAGGGCATCTGGCCGGAAAAGCGCAGTTGA
- a CDS encoding branched-chain amino acid ABC transporter permease, which yields MTHLDIILQQLANGLILGSFYSLVALGYTMVYGIIKLLNFAHGDIYMVGAFVGYAILALLSGLLGDEWAGILVSMVLSMIAVGFLGVLIQRIAYRPMLQAPRLSILITALSVSLILYNLVMVLTDGEFKAFTVGLGYEGVSMGEVYLTYTQIVLVGATAILMVTLHLFINKTMYGKAMRAIAIDQDACRLMGIDVNRVIAVTFFIGSSLAAAAGVMAGVYYGSIHFFMGFVIGLKAFTAAVMGGIGSIPGAMLGGLLLGLLEAFGTQIPFIGSEWKDVFTFAILILLLVFKPTGLLGRTEIERM from the coding sequence GTGACCCATCTCGACATTATCTTGCAGCAGCTCGCCAATGGTCTGATCCTGGGTTCTTTCTACAGCCTGGTCGCTCTGGGCTACACCATGGTCTACGGAATCATCAAGCTCCTGAATTTCGCTCATGGCGACATTTATATGGTAGGTGCGTTCGTCGGTTATGCCATTCTGGCGCTGCTGAGCGGGCTTCTCGGTGACGAATGGGCCGGAATTCTCGTTTCCATGGTGCTTTCCATGATTGCCGTGGGGTTCCTGGGCGTGCTCATCCAGCGGATCGCCTATCGACCGATGCTCCAGGCGCCCAGGCTTTCCATCCTCATCACCGCACTTTCCGTCTCGCTCATCCTGTACAACCTCGTCATGGTCCTGACGGACGGCGAATTCAAAGCCTTTACCGTGGGACTCGGATATGAAGGGGTTTCGATGGGCGAGGTGTATTTGACCTATACCCAGATCGTCCTTGTGGGTGCCACCGCTATTCTGATGGTCACCCTGCATTTGTTCATCAACAAAACCATGTACGGCAAGGCCATGCGCGCCATCGCCATCGACCAGGATGCATGCCGGCTGATGGGGATCGACGTCAATCGGGTGATCGCCGTCACTTTTTTCATCGGCTCCTCTCTGGCTGCAGCGGCAGGCGTCATGGCGGGAGTCTATTACGGCAGCATCCACTTTTTCATGGGTTTCGTCATTGGGCTCAAGGCCTTTACCGCTGCGGTGATGGGGGGCATCGGCAGCATTCCGGGAGCCATGCTCGGCGGTCTCCTGCTCGGTTTACTGGAAGCCTTCGGCACACAAATTCCGTTCATCGGCAGCGAATGGAAAGATGTATTTACATTTGCCATCCTGATTCTGCTTCTGGTCTTCAAGCCAACCGGATTGCTGGGGCGAACCGAAATCGAGCGGATGTGA
- a CDS encoding branched-chain amino acid ABC transporter substrate-binding protein → MRKHLMKFALLLAGVCLLIVSSTGFAEEIKVGIMVPTTGSEATYGKDMENAMLLALAEINAKGGINGKTIVTVTGDDGCDPQQAAAAASKLVSENVVAVVGGYCSGSTLPTLKIYGDAGIPVIVTAANSTKLVAANPGNAFLINSTGDDQANTAVKLFEVKKAKKLAIVHQGDGYSEDLAKLTAEQWKKAGHDVVAMEIINKGEQDHSSLVTRLKSKAPDAIFWTAYYADGALLIKQLRQNGYTKIIAVGDGSNSPKLMEIAGKAAEGVFCFSNPTVEYLPAAKAFAEAYNKKYNQEPGPYSALSYDGMNLLVDTMKRAGTDKAAITKALKETKGFKGIAGPISFTAQNKLAQSNFVVLVAKGGKWALAK, encoded by the coding sequence ATGAGGAAACATCTGATGAAGTTCGCTCTGCTGCTGGCTGGGGTATGCCTGTTGATTGTCTCATCAACCGGGTTTGCAGAAGAGATCAAGGTCGGCATCATGGTGCCGACAACCGGATCAGAAGCGACGTATGGCAAGGATATGGAAAACGCCATGCTTCTGGCTCTTGCGGAAATCAACGCAAAAGGCGGTATCAACGGCAAGACCATCGTGACGGTAACCGGAGACGATGGTTGCGATCCCCAACAGGCGGCAGCCGCTGCCAGCAAGCTGGTGTCGGAGAACGTTGTGGCTGTTGTCGGCGGTTACTGCTCGGGCTCGACCCTGCCGACGCTCAAAATCTATGGAGACGCCGGTATTCCCGTCATCGTTACGGCGGCCAACTCAACGAAACTGGTTGCGGCAAATCCCGGAAATGCGTTTCTGATCAACAGCACCGGAGACGATCAGGCAAATACGGCCGTCAAACTCTTCGAGGTGAAGAAGGCGAAAAAGCTGGCCATTGTCCATCAGGGCGATGGTTATTCGGAAGATCTGGCGAAGCTGACCGCAGAACAATGGAAAAAAGCAGGCCATGATGTGGTAGCCATGGAAATCATCAACAAAGGCGAGCAGGACCATTCCTCCCTGGTAACCCGCCTGAAGTCCAAAGCCCCTGATGCCATTTTCTGGACGGCCTATTATGCCGATGGCGCGCTGCTCATCAAACAACTTCGCCAAAACGGCTACACCAAAATCATCGCAGTCGGCGACGGCTCAAATTCGCCGAAACTGATGGAAATCGCTGGCAAGGCGGCCGAGGGGGTTTTCTGCTTTTCCAATCCTACGGTCGAATACCTTCCAGCCGCCAAAGCCTTTGCCGAAGCCTATAATAAAAAATACAATCAGGAACCCGGCCCCTATTCCGCGCTGTCCTACGATGGGATGAATTTGCTTGTCGACACCATGAAGCGGGCAGGAACGGACAAGGCCGCAATCACCAAGGCACTGAAGGAAACCAAGGGCTTCAAAGGCATCGCCGGGCCCATATCCTTTACCGCCCAGAACAAGCTTGCACAAAGCAATTTCGTCGTACTGGTCGCCAAAGGCGGGAAATGGGCGCTCGCCAAGTAG